Proteins from one Spirochaetota bacterium genomic window:
- a CDS encoding response regulator transcription factor: MKRIIIADDHEIVRAGLKQIIADDPELSVEGEAGDGQELLETLRKKKFDVVLLDMKMPGRSGLEILKQLKMEHPSLPVLVLSMHPEEQYAVRTIKAGASGYITKETAPDKLIEAIRKVCAGGKYISASLAEQLADSIADSRSKPPHEYLTDREFQVMCMISSGKTITEIAKELFLSVKTISTYRQRILEKMNMKNNAELTHYVISNNLIE, from the coding sequence ATGAAGAGGATAATCATAGCGGACGACCATGAGATCGTGCGCGCCGGCCTGAAGCAGATCATCGCCGATGACCCGGAGCTATCGGTCGAAGGGGAGGCGGGCGACGGCCAGGAGCTGCTGGAAACGCTGAGGAAAAAGAAGTTCGACGTGGTGCTCCTAGACATGAAGATGCCCGGGCGCAGCGGCCTCGAGATACTGAAGCAACTGAAGATGGAGCACCCCTCTCTCCCGGTCCTGGTGCTCTCCATGCATCCCGAGGAGCAGTACGCGGTGCGGACCATCAAGGCCGGGGCGTCCGGCTACATCACCAAGGAGACGGCGCCGGACAAGCTCATCGAGGCCATTCGCAAGGTCTGCGCCGGGGGGAAGTACATAAGCGCCTCACTGGCTGAGCAGCTCGCCGACAGCATCGCGGACTCCCGGAGCAAGCCGCCCCACGAGTATCTCACCGACAGGGAGTTCCAGGTCATGTGCATGATCTCGTCGGGCAAGACCATAACCGAGATAGCGAAGGAGCTATTCCTGAGCGTGAAAACCATCAGCACCTACCGCCAGCGCATCCTGGAAAAGATGAACATGAAGAACAACGCCGAGCTGACCCATTACGTAATTTCCAACAACCTCATAGAGTGA